Within the Agromyces atrinae genome, the region CGAGCGAGAGGTCGCTCGCGGCGAGCTCGAATGCGGCTGCAACGACGGCCTCGGCCGCCACTACCGGGTAGACGAGCTTGCCGCCGAAGAGCTCTCCCGCGGGGAACAGATCGAACTCGATCGCCGTGATGACGCCGAAGAACCCGCCACCGCCTCGCACGGCCCACAGGAGGTCGGCGTCGCTCGCGTCGTCGGCGCGGAGGAACCGGCCCTCGGCGTCGACGTACTCGACCGCCGTGACGGCGTGGGCCGCGAGACCGAACGACCGCGCGAACATCGAGTGACCGCCGTTGATCGTGTAGCCGACGACGTTGACCTCGGGGTTCGAACCCGCGAGCGCGATGAGCCCCGTGCCGTCGAGAGCGCGGAGTACAGGCCCCCAGTTCACGCCCGCGCCGACGCGGGCCCGCCGCCGCGCGCCGTCGATGGTGAGCTCGCCGAAGGCCGACGTCCGCACGAGGATCGTGCCGACGAGATCGTCGCCGGAGCCGTGGCCGTTCGGCTGCACGGCGACTCCGAGCCCGAGGGCTGCGGCGGTGACGACGACCTCGCGGATGTCGTCGATGTCGAGAGGGGTCACGATCGCATCGGGGCGCTGATCGACGGAGAGGTTCCACGCTCGGCGTGCCTCGTCGTACGACGGGTCGGCCGGCAGGACGACGGGTCCGGAGACCCGTGACGCCAGGGAAGAGAGGGATGTCGTGGTCACGCAAGACACGGTAGACCCGGCCACCGACGTCGCGAGAGACCCCGGCGTCGGCGCTCGGCCGGGCCGATACGCTTGACCCATGGCAGAACGCGCTTCTTGGTCCCTCGGTGCGGCCCTCCGCGGCGTCTTCGGTGCGAAGACGATCGACGACGACACCTGGGACGACCTCGAGACGGCGCTCATCACGGCCGACTTCGGGCCCGATCTCACCGAGCAGATCGTCGCCGAGATCCGCGCGAACGTCGAGAAGTACCGCACGACGGATCCGAAGGACGTGCAGCGCATGCTGCGCGAGACCCTCGAGGAACGTCTCTCGCGGCTCGATTCGACCCTCACTCTCAGCGAGCGGCCCGCCGTCGTGCTCGTCGTCGGCGTCAACGGCGTCGGCAAGACGACGACGATCGGCAAGTTCGCCCGCTTCCTCCGCACCTATGACCGCAGCGTCGTCGTCGGCGCCGCCGACACGTTCCGTGCGGCGGCCGTCGATCAGCTCGCGACGTGGGCCGAGCGCGCCGGCGCCGAGATCGTGCGCCCCGAGCGCGAGGGCCAGGACCCGGCATCCGTCGCCTTCCAGACCGTCGACAAGGCGAAGCGCGACGGCACCGAGATCGTCATCATCGACACCGCCGGTCGTCTCCAGACCAAGGGCGGTCTCATGGACGAGCTGGGCAAGATCCGACGTGTCGTCGAGAAGCTTGCGCCGGTTTCCGAGGTGCTGCTCGTGCTCGACGCGACGACGGGGCAGAACGGTCTCGCGCAGGCCGAGGCGTTCATCCAGCACGCCGGCGTCACCGGACTCGTCATCACGAAGCTCGACGGCTCCGCCAAGGGCGGCTTCGTCCTGTCGGTCCAGGAGAAGACCGGCATCCCCATCAAACTCATCGGGCAGGGTGAGGGTATCGGCGACCTCACCGGTTTCACGCCGCACGTCTTTGCACAGAAACTCGTCGGGTAGGAGCACCATGGC harbors:
- the ftsY gene encoding signal recognition particle-docking protein FtsY, with protein sequence MAERASWSLGAALRGVFGAKTIDDDTWDDLETALITADFGPDLTEQIVAEIRANVEKYRTTDPKDVQRMLRETLEERLSRLDSTLTLSERPAVVLVVGVNGVGKTTTIGKFARFLRTYDRSVVVGAADTFRAAAVDQLATWAERAGAEIVRPEREGQDPASVAFQTVDKAKRDGTEIVIIDTAGRLQTKGGLMDELGKIRRVVEKLAPVSEVLLVLDATTGQNGLAQAEAFIQHAGVTGLVITKLDGSAKGGFVLSVQEKTGIPIKLIGQGEGIGDLTGFTPHVFAQKLVG
- a CDS encoding FAD-binding oxidoreductase; the protein is MTTTSLSSLASRVSGPVVLPADPSYDEARRAWNLSVDQRPDAIVTPLDIDDIREVVVTAAALGLGVAVQPNGHGSGDDLVGTILVRTSAFGELTIDGARRRARVGAGVNWGPVLRALDGTGLIALAGSNPEVNVVGYTINGGHSMFARSFGLAAHAVTAVEYVDAEGRFLRADDASDADLLWAVRGGGGFFGVITAIEFDLFPAGELFGGKLVYPVVAAEAVVAAAFELAASDLSLAIDVGLMNFPDSPVVPEPLRGQTIASIDVLAHGQTSRAEEVVRRLHTVGPVVSDSTATFSIGSLPAIAGEPTDPMPTIDWSTTLASLDRSTAEPLVAAFRDAGPVLTRVGTRALGGAVATADPDRGAIGALAAEGIIGAGIIAFDPAIAAEAPAVFAPLDAFAASRRGDRTIPTFLNGGEPLSTAYDVATIDRLQQIRRRLDPGEIFRSNHPVR